Proteins encoded together in one Dermacentor variabilis isolate Ectoservices chromosome 2, ASM5094787v1, whole genome shotgun sequence window:
- the LOC142570776 gene encoding uncharacterized protein LOC142570776: MATQVGPPIFDEGDDKWDAYQVRLEAFFQAHEIVDPKKRRALLVAALSTKTVDLLAGRSAPNKIQDLTYEAAVQKLAEYVAPKGNEIAESYQFFTRNQQADESTSDFIVELRKMANRCNFAQALERMLRDRLVCGLRDAGVRRNLLARHTLTLQEAKDVALAAEMAARNVQQMGDGPIREGVHAVRTKQERQKFSRRPQPDRM; the protein is encoded by the coding sequence ATGGCGACGCAAGTCGGGCCGCCTATTTTTGACGAAGGGGACGACAAGTGGGACGCATATCAGGTGCGATTAGAAGCTTTTTTCCAAGCCCACGAGATTGTCGATCCGAAGAAGCGTCGGGCCTTACTTGTTGCCGCCCTTAGTACCAAGACTGTAGATCTCCTGGCAGGCCGTTCTGCGCCTAACAAAATTCAGGATCTGACGTACGAAGCAGCAGTTCAAAAACTGGCCGAGTACGTTGCACCGAAAGGCAACGAGATAGCGGAGTCTTATCAGTTTTTCACAAGGAATCAGCAAGCTGACGAGTCGACAAGCGACTTCATTGTCGAGCTACGGAAAATGGCTAATAGGTGCAATTTTGCCCAGGCGCTAGAGAGAATGCTGCGTGACAGGCTTGTCTGTGGTTTACGGGATGCTGGAGTGCGTCGTAATCTGCTAGCAAGGCACACGCTCACACTGCAGGAAGCAAAGGATGTGGCGCTAGCCGCTGAGATGGCTGCACGCAACGTACAACAGATGGGAGATGGGCCAATCAGAGAGGGCGTCCACGCAGTGCGAACGAAGCAAGAGCGGCAGAAGTTCTCCAGAAGACCACAGCCAGACAGGATGTGA